The Trichosurus vulpecula isolate mTriVul1 chromosome 3, mTriVul1.pri, whole genome shotgun sequence genome includes a window with the following:
- the PSMD7 gene encoding 26S proteasome non-ATPase regulatory subunit 7: MPELAVQKVVVHPLVLLSVVDHFNRIGKVGNQKRVVGVLLGSWQKKVLDVSNSFAVPFDEDDKDDSVWFLDHDYLENMYGMFKKVNARERIVGWYHTGPKLHKNDIAINELMKRYCPNSVLVIIDVKPKDLGLPTEAYISVEEVHDDGTPTSKTFEHVTSEIGAEEAEEVGVEHLLRDIKDTTVGTLSQRITNQVHGLKGLNSKLLDIRGYLEKVAMGKLPINHQIIYQLQDVFNLLPDVNLQEFVKAFYLKTNDQMVVVYLASLIRSVVALHNLINNKIANRDAEKKEGQEKEESKKERKDDKEKDKDKEKGDAKKEEKKEKK; the protein is encoded by the exons ATGCCGGAGTTGGCGGTGCAGAAGGTCGTGGTTCACCCCCTGGTGCTCCTCAGTGTGGTGGATCACTTCAACCG aataggAAAGGTTGGGAATCAGAAACGTGTTGTTGGTGTGCTCTTGGGGTCATGGCAGAAAAAAGTACTTGATGTCTCCAACAGTTTTGCAG tCCCTTTTGATGAAGATGACAAAGATGACTCGGTCTGGTTTCTTGATCACGACTATTTGGAAAATATGTACGGAATGTTTAAGAAGGTCAATG ccAGAGAAAGAATAGTTGGGTGGTACCATACAGGCCCAAAGCTACACAAGAATGACATTGCTATCAATGAACTCATGAAAAGATACTGTCCTAACTCG GTATTGGTGATTATCGATGTGAAGCCCAAGGACCTTGGGCTGCCCACAGAAGCATATATTTCCGTTGAAGAAGTTCATGAT GACGGAACGCCAACCTCTAAGACATTTGAGCATGTGACCAGTGAAATCGGAGCAGAGGAAGCAGAAGAAGTGGGAGTGGAGCACCTGCTCCG agacatcaaagacaccacaGTGGGCACCCTTTCTCAGCGTATCACGAATCAGGTCCATGGCTTAAAGGGACTAAACTCCAAGCTTCTGGACATCAGGGGCTACCTGGAGAAAGTGGCCATGGGCAAGCTGCCCATCAACCACCAGATAATCTACCAGCTGCAGGACGTCTTCAATCTGTTGCCTGATGTCAACCTACAAGAGTTTGTCAAGGCGTTTTACCTGAAGACCAATGACCAGATGGTGGTGGTGTACCTGGCCTCACTAATCCGCTCGGTGGTTGCCTTGCACAACCTCATCAACAACAAGATTGCAAACCGGGACGCTGAGAAGAAAGAGGggcaggaaaaggaggagagcaagaaggagaggaaagatgacaaggagaaagacaaagataaGGAGAAGGGCGATgccaagaaagaggagaagaaggagaaaaaataa